The following proteins are encoded in a genomic region of Oncorhynchus gorbuscha isolate QuinsamMale2020 ecotype Even-year linkage group LG11, OgorEven_v1.0, whole genome shotgun sequence:
- the LOC124048721 gene encoding potassium voltage-gated channel subfamily V member 2-like, whose protein sequence is MPKNRRRSLFPNYKVGGTGPTYKDPEEDYNVPLTQNNLVKQWNSMQELRRDIYDIYAEYENEEDVVMASPTRGLSSLVKNYMLNINVGGKEYQISYRVAAKYPKTRIGRLATCTDHNRKLDLCDDYVVQNNEFFFDRDPDIFHSIFNFYRTGVLWIKDELCPRNFLEEINYWGVRIKNTHRCCRISFEERQDELNEQLKIQRELEAEVEMEENEDLFHGMAFGQTRWIIWNLMEKPFSSVTAKLMALASSFFVLVSLVAMTLNTVEEMQYNTPTGQLSGKTYGEHVETFCIAFFTMEYLLRLVSTPDLRRFGKSVLNGVDLIAIFPLYLQLLLECFENDDYGKHQDIETVGRVGKLGQVLRIMRLMRIFRILKLARHSTGLRAFGFTLRQCYQQVGCLFLFIAMGILTFSAMVYTVEHDVHQTNFTSIPHAWWWAAVSISTVGYGDMFPETILGRLFAFACISFGIILNGMPISILYNKFSDYYTKLKSYEYSSTLKARGKVRFAKRAARKFTKCCDDAVHKHW, encoded by the exons ATGCCCAAGAATAGGAGACGGAGCCTTTTCCCCAACTACAAAGTGGGGGGGACAGGCCCCACATACAAGGACCCAGAGGAGGACTACAATGTTCCCCTCACCCAGAACAACTTGGTGAAACAATGGAACTCCATGCAAGAGCTCAGACGAGACATCTACGACATCTATGCAGAGTACGAAAACGAGGAAGATGTTGTAATGGCCTCCCCAACAAGAGGACTCTCCTCTCTTGTGAAGAACTACATGCTGAACATCAACGTAGGTGGGAAGGAGTATCAGATCTCATACAGGGTTGCTGCCAAGTATCCCAAGACCAGGATCGGCCGCCTGGCGACATGCACAGACCACAACAGAAAGCTGGACCTGTGTGATGACTATGTTGTCCAAAACAACGAGTTTTTCTTCGACAGGGACCCGGACATCTTCCACAGCATCTTCAACTTCTACCGGACGGGCGTACTCTGGATCAAGGACGAGCTGTGTCCCAGGAACTTCCTGGAGGAGATCAACTATTGGGGCGTCAGGATCAAGAACACACACCGCTGCTGCCGCATCTCCTTTGAGGAGCGCCAGGATGAACTCAATGAGCAGCTGAAGATCCAGCGGGAGCTGGAGGCCGAGGTGGAGATGGAAGAGAATGAGGACCTGTTCCACGGCATGGCGTTTGGCCAGACGCGCTGGATCATCTGGAACCTGATGGAGAAGCCCTTCTCCTCCGTCACCGCCAAGCTCATGGCTCTGGCTTCCAGCTTCTTCGTGCTGGTGTCCCTGGTGGCCATGACGCTGAACACGGTGGAGGAGATGCAGTACAACACCCCCACGGGACAGCTGAGCGGGAAGACCTACGGGGAGCATGTGGAAACCTTCTGCATCGCTTTCTTCACCATGGAGTACCTGCTGCGTCTGGTGTCCACACCGGACCTGCGCCGCTTCGGGAAAAGCGTACTGAACGGGGTGGACCTGATTGCCATCTTTcccctctacctgcagctgttgcTGGAGTGCTTCGAGAACGACGACTACGGGAAGCACCAAGACATCGAGACGGTGGGCCGGGTGGGCAAATTGGGCCAGGTGCTGAGAATCATGCGTTTGATGAGGATCTTCCGTATCTTGAAGCTGGCACGCCACTCTACGGGGCTGAGAGCATTCGGCTTCACGCTGCGCCAGTGCTACCAGCAGGTGGGCTGCCTATTCCTTTTCATCGCCATGGGAATCCTCACCTTCTCTGCCATGGTGTACACGGTGGAGCATGATGTCCATCAGACCAACTTCACAAGCATCCCTCACGCATGGTGGTGGGCAGCT gtGAGCATCTCTACTGTGGGCTATGGAGACATGTTTCCAGAGACCATCCTGGGCCGGCTGTTTGCCTTCGCCTGCATCTCCTTTGGGATCATTCTGAACGGCATGCCCATCTCCATCCTGTACAACAAGTTCTCAGACTACTACACCAAGCTGAAGTCTTATGAGTACAGCTCCACACTGAAAGCTCGGGGCAAGGTCAGGTTCGCCAAGAGGGCGGCCAGGAAGTTTACCAAATGCTGTGACGATGCAGTCCATAAACACTGGTGA
- the pum3 gene encoding pumilio homolog 3 isoform X2, which produces MEPKKKIFSPKGGKKLIQKGKDGTGKPGTKPTGKSPGKRPFKPHSGEKGKTFEKTGGKGAPRKFLNKKPTDGKYIKPTDGKFTKKRKFIPGKAEEGSEAKKPKWEEFKQQKKELKQNRQQTEKKESYQIVSRAKQVWEMVRRKDCNKEKRIKLMKELQELVKGKIKTIAFAHDSTRVLQCFIQFGNDEQRREVFDELKDDMVELSKSKYARNIVKKFLMYGSKEQVAGVMVGFKGKVRQMLRHSEASSVVEYAYNEKAILSQRLMLTEELYGTTFQVFKSAVCPTLEKVLEANPDKVNGILEEMKQILTPMATKEAVIKHSLVHKVFLEFFLHAPAKQRTEMIESIRESVVYMAHTHDGARVAMHCLWHGTPKDRKVIIKTMKTYIEKFAMGEFAFLVLIAAFDCIDDTKLVKQAVLSELLASLPDVITNKNGKKVLLYLLSPRDHAHLLPEIIQVLEKGDGNAHSKKDVALRRKELLEAVSPHLIQHLCDHARTMAMDKASSVTVTVILGSAIGDLHPAMEAVAELAADDFTPGGVEGQLHMAEHPAGHLVLKWLIDQDTKMKEVGREERFSRVLLDKVGMDKLKTWAAVNRGAIVLCCLLNSADETVAEEVREALKAYAPELQKIQNCKGVEVLLEKLA; this is translated from the exons ATGGAACCCAAAAAGAAAATATTTTCCCCTAAAGGTGGCAAGAAGTTAATACAGAAAGGAAAAG ACGGTACAGGTAAACCGGGGACCAAACCAACAGGTAAATCACCAGGGAAGAGGCCATTTAAACCCCACAGTGGAGAAAAGGGCAAGACGTTTGAGAAGACTGGAGGAAAGGGGGCTCCACGGAAATTCTTGAACAAAAAACCCACAGATGGAAAGTACATCAAACCCACAGATGGAAAGTTCACCAAAAAGCGTAAATTCATACCTGGGAAGGCTGAGGAAG GTTCTGAGGCCAAGAAGCCCAAATGGGAAGAGTTCAAACAGCAGAAGAAAGAGCTGAAACAAAACCGGCAGCAGACTGAAAAAAAGGAGAGTTATCAAATAGTGAGCAGAGCCAAGCAAGTGTGGGAGATGGTCAGAAG GAAAGATTGCAACAAAGAGAAGAGGATAAAACTCATGAAAGAGCTTCAGGAACTTGTGAAAGGAAAGATAAAAACA ATAGCATTTGCTCACGACTCTACCAGAGTCCTCCAGTGTTTCATCCAGTTTGGGAACGACGAGCAAAGGCGGGAGGTTTTTGATGAACTCAAAG ATGATATGGTCGAGCTGAGTAAATCAAAGTATGCCCGAAATATTGTGAAGAAGTTCTTAATGTATGG GAGCAAAGAGCAGGTTGCAGGTGTGATGGTGGGCTTCAAGGGGAAAGTGAGGCAGATGCTGCGTCACTCTGAGGCATCGTCGGTAGTGGAGTACGCTTACAATGAaaaggccatcctatcccagagACTCATGCTCACCGAGGAGCTCTACGGAACCACATTCCAAGTCTTCAAG TCGGCAGTGTGCCCCACGCTAGAGAAGGTGCTGGAGGCGAACCCAGACAAGGTTAATGGCATTTTGGAGGAGATGAAGCAGATCCTTACCCCCATGGCCACAAA AGAGGCTGTGATCAAACATTCTCTGGTGCACAAAGTGTTTCTGGAATTCTTCCTGCATGCCCCAGCCAAACAGAGGACT GAAATGATTGAGTCAATAAGGGAGTCTGTGGTGTATATGGCTCACACCCACGATGGAGCTAGAGTAGCAATGCACTGCCTGTGGCATGGGACACCTAAG GACAGAAAAGTCATCATTAAAACCATGAAGACCTACATTGAGAAGTTTGCAATG GGAGAGTTTGCGTTCTTAGTCCTCATCGCTGCCTTTGACTGCATAGACGATACCAAGCTAGTGAAGCAGGCCGTCCTATCAGAGCTTCTTGCTTCCCTGCCTGATGTCATCACTAATAAGAATGGAAAGAAAGTTTTGCTGTACCTGCTCAGCCCGCGAGACCACGCCCACCTGTTACCTGAAATCATCCAGGTGCTGGAGAAGGGGGATGGAAACGCCCACAG CAAGAAGGATGTTGCCCTTCGCCGGAAGGAGCTCCTGGAGGCGGTGTCCCCGCACCTAATTCAGCACCTGTGTGACCACGCCCGCACTATGGCAATGGACAAGGCCTCCAGCGTCACAGTCACCGTCATTCTGGGGTCCGCCATTGGGGACCTGCATCCTGCCATGGAGGCTGTGGCTGAGCTGGCTGCTGACGACTTCACaccaggaggagtggaggggcag CTGCACATGGCTGAACACCCTGCTGGGCATCTGGTGCTCAAATGGCTGATTGATCAAGACACCAAGATGAAGGAGGTTGGGAGAGAAG AGCGTTTCTCCAGGGTCCTGTTGGACAAGGTAGGGATGGACAAGCTAAAGACGTGGGCTGCAGTGAACCGTGGGGCGATCGTGCTCTGCTG TCTCCTGAACAGTGCAGATGAGACTGTTGCAGAGGAGGTTAGGGAGGCGTTGAAGGCCTACGCTCCAGAACTACAGAAGATCCAGAACTGTAAAGGAGTGGAAGTTCTTTTGGAGAAACTGGCCTGA
- the pum3 gene encoding pumilio homolog 3 isoform X1, producing the protein MSSELLRMEPKKKIFSPKGGKKLIQKGKDGTGKPGTKPTGKSPGKRPFKPHSGEKGKTFEKTGGKGAPRKFLNKKPTDGKYIKPTDGKFTKKRKFIPGKAEEGSEAKKPKWEEFKQQKKELKQNRQQTEKKESYQIVSRAKQVWEMVRRKDCNKEKRIKLMKELQELVKGKIKTIAFAHDSTRVLQCFIQFGNDEQRREVFDELKDDMVELSKSKYARNIVKKFLMYGSKEQVAGVMVGFKGKVRQMLRHSEASSVVEYAYNEKAILSQRLMLTEELYGTTFQVFKSAVCPTLEKVLEANPDKVNGILEEMKQILTPMATKEAVIKHSLVHKVFLEFFLHAPAKQRTEMIESIRESVVYMAHTHDGARVAMHCLWHGTPKDRKVIIKTMKTYIEKFAMGEFAFLVLIAAFDCIDDTKLVKQAVLSELLASLPDVITNKNGKKVLLYLLSPRDHAHLLPEIIQVLEKGDGNAHSKKDVALRRKELLEAVSPHLIQHLCDHARTMAMDKASSVTVTVILGSAIGDLHPAMEAVAELAADDFTPGGVEGQLHMAEHPAGHLVLKWLIDQDTKMKEVGREERFSRVLLDKVGMDKLKTWAAVNRGAIVLCCLLNSADETVAEEVREALKAYAPELQKIQNCKGVEVLLEKLA; encoded by the exons ATGTCAAG TGAGTTATTGAGAATGGAACCCAAAAAGAAAATATTTTCCCCTAAAGGTGGCAAGAAGTTAATACAGAAAGGAAAAG ACGGTACAGGTAAACCGGGGACCAAACCAACAGGTAAATCACCAGGGAAGAGGCCATTTAAACCCCACAGTGGAGAAAAGGGCAAGACGTTTGAGAAGACTGGAGGAAAGGGGGCTCCACGGAAATTCTTGAACAAAAAACCCACAGATGGAAAGTACATCAAACCCACAGATGGAAAGTTCACCAAAAAGCGTAAATTCATACCTGGGAAGGCTGAGGAAG GTTCTGAGGCCAAGAAGCCCAAATGGGAAGAGTTCAAACAGCAGAAGAAAGAGCTGAAACAAAACCGGCAGCAGACTGAAAAAAAGGAGAGTTATCAAATAGTGAGCAGAGCCAAGCAAGTGTGGGAGATGGTCAGAAG GAAAGATTGCAACAAAGAGAAGAGGATAAAACTCATGAAAGAGCTTCAGGAACTTGTGAAAGGAAAGATAAAAACA ATAGCATTTGCTCACGACTCTACCAGAGTCCTCCAGTGTTTCATCCAGTTTGGGAACGACGAGCAAAGGCGGGAGGTTTTTGATGAACTCAAAG ATGATATGGTCGAGCTGAGTAAATCAAAGTATGCCCGAAATATTGTGAAGAAGTTCTTAATGTATGG GAGCAAAGAGCAGGTTGCAGGTGTGATGGTGGGCTTCAAGGGGAAAGTGAGGCAGATGCTGCGTCACTCTGAGGCATCGTCGGTAGTGGAGTACGCTTACAATGAaaaggccatcctatcccagagACTCATGCTCACCGAGGAGCTCTACGGAACCACATTCCAAGTCTTCAAG TCGGCAGTGTGCCCCACGCTAGAGAAGGTGCTGGAGGCGAACCCAGACAAGGTTAATGGCATTTTGGAGGAGATGAAGCAGATCCTTACCCCCATGGCCACAAA AGAGGCTGTGATCAAACATTCTCTGGTGCACAAAGTGTTTCTGGAATTCTTCCTGCATGCCCCAGCCAAACAGAGGACT GAAATGATTGAGTCAATAAGGGAGTCTGTGGTGTATATGGCTCACACCCACGATGGAGCTAGAGTAGCAATGCACTGCCTGTGGCATGGGACACCTAAG GACAGAAAAGTCATCATTAAAACCATGAAGACCTACATTGAGAAGTTTGCAATG GGAGAGTTTGCGTTCTTAGTCCTCATCGCTGCCTTTGACTGCATAGACGATACCAAGCTAGTGAAGCAGGCCGTCCTATCAGAGCTTCTTGCTTCCCTGCCTGATGTCATCACTAATAAGAATGGAAAGAAAGTTTTGCTGTACCTGCTCAGCCCGCGAGACCACGCCCACCTGTTACCTGAAATCATCCAGGTGCTGGAGAAGGGGGATGGAAACGCCCACAG CAAGAAGGATGTTGCCCTTCGCCGGAAGGAGCTCCTGGAGGCGGTGTCCCCGCACCTAATTCAGCACCTGTGTGACCACGCCCGCACTATGGCAATGGACAAGGCCTCCAGCGTCACAGTCACCGTCATTCTGGGGTCCGCCATTGGGGACCTGCATCCTGCCATGGAGGCTGTGGCTGAGCTGGCTGCTGACGACTTCACaccaggaggagtggaggggcag CTGCACATGGCTGAACACCCTGCTGGGCATCTGGTGCTCAAATGGCTGATTGATCAAGACACCAAGATGAAGGAGGTTGGGAGAGAAG AGCGTTTCTCCAGGGTCCTGTTGGACAAGGTAGGGATGGACAAGCTAAAGACGTGGGCTGCAGTGAACCGTGGGGCGATCGTGCTCTGCTG TCTCCTGAACAGTGCAGATGAGACTGTTGCAGAGGAGGTTAGGGAGGCGTTGAAGGCCTACGCTCCAGAACTACAGAAGATCCAGAACTGTAAAGGAGTGGAAGTTCTTTTGGAGAAACTGGCCTGA